From Raphanus sativus cultivar WK10039 unplaced genomic scaffold, ASM80110v3 Scaffold0150, whole genome shotgun sequence, the proteins below share one genomic window:
- the LOC108810688 gene encoding uncharacterized protein At1g43920, Chloroplastic-like, with the protein MGQDYSYSQPSSSEVDIDSLLLDEAELYADEAQSSYNAEPVQYQPDPEADEGIPTRCYCGGEPVVGTSTTSKDPYRRYYTCPNVDDGDCHIWKWWDVAVVEELRDFHREFRQLTEQVSESEQKVVKLEESVAELSKKKPVASNGFEVVACLLVCLIVIIGLVVFFLPGGGSNGSNESV; encoded by the exons ATGGGACAGGATTATAGTTACAGTCAGCCCTCTTCATCAGAGGTTGACATCGACTCTCTTCTTCTAGACGAAGCAGAGTTGTACGCGGATGAAGCTCAGAGTAGCTACAACGCAGAGCCGGTTCAGTATCAACCTGACCCCGAAGCTGATGAAGGAATCCCCACGAGATGTTACTGTGGTGGTGAGCCGGTCGTGGGAACATCCACCACTTCTAAGGATCCATACAGGAGGTACTACACCTGCCCCAACGTTGATGATGGCGACTGCCACATCTGGAAGTGGTGGGATGTGGCCGTGGTGGAGGAGTTGCGGGACTTTCACAGAGAGTTTAGGCAGTTAACTGAGCAAGTCAGTGAGAGTGAGCAGAAGGTGGTGAAGCTAGAGGAGTCAGTGGCTGAGTTATCTAAGAAGAAACCAGTAGCTTCAAATGGCTTTGAAGTGGTTGCTTGTCTACTGGTCTGTCTAATAGTGATAATAGGTTTGGTCGTCTTCTTTCTGCCTG GAGGAGGTTCAAACGGTTCAAACGAGAGTGTCTGA
- the LOC108822304 gene encoding aspartyl protease AED3-like, translating to MASSTLHFFFLLALLLPSTLTTATRDTCTTAAPDGSDDLSIIPVNARCSPFAANPTSTSVMDTVLHMASADSHRLAYLSSLVADKPNRTSVPVASANQLLHTGNYVVRARLGTPPQLMFMVLDTSNDAVWLPCTGCSGCSTTANTSYFNPNSSSTYSTVSCSTSQCTQARGLTCPSSSSSPPSVCSFNQSYGGGSSFSASLVQDTLTLASDVISNFSFGCINSASGNSLPPQGLMGLGRGPTSLISQTTSLYSGVFSYCLPSFRSFYFSGSLKLGPMGQPRSIRYTPLLRSSHRPSLYFVNLTGVSVGRTQIPVDPTYLTFDSNSGAGTIIDSGTVITRFVQPVYEAIRDEFRNQVKGPFSSLGAFDTCFAADSDNLAPKVTLHMTSLDLKLPVENTLIHSSAGTLACLSMAGIPLNANAALNVIANLQQQNLRILFDVPNSRLGIATEACN from the coding sequence ATGGCCTCCTCAACTCTCcatttcttcttcctcttagCCCTTCTCTTGCCATCCACGCTTACCACCGCCACACGTGACACATGTACCACCGCCGCTCCCGATGGCTCCGACGATCTCTCGATCATCCCCGTTAACGCCAGATGCTCACCTTTCGCAGCAAACCCTACCTCCACCTCCGTCATGGACACCGTCCTCCACATGGCCTCCGCAGACTCTCACCGCCTCGCCTACCTCTCCAGCCTCGTCGCCGACAAACCCAACCGAACCTCCGTTCCCGTCGCCTCCGCCAACCAGCTCCTCCACACCGGCAACTACGTCGTCCGAGCAAGACTCGGCACTCCTCCTCAGCTCATGTTCATGGTCCTAGACACCAGCAACGACGCCGTATGGCTCCCTTGCACCGGCTGCTCGGGCTGTTCCACCACTGCTAACACTTCTTACTTCAACCCGAACTCCTCCTCCACCTACTCAACCGTCTCTTGCTCCACCTCACAATGCACGCAAGCACGTGGCCTCACGTGCCCGTCCTCCTCGTCATCGCCACCGTCCGTCTGCTCCTTCAACCAATCCTACGGCGGAGGTTCGTCATTCTCCGCCTCGCTCGTCCAAGACACGCTGACGTTAGCCTCCGACGTCATCTCCAACTTCTCCTTCGGCTGCATCAACTCCGCTTCCGGGAACTCTCTACCACCGCAAGGACTAATGGGCCTCGGACGCGGGCCCACGTCGTTAATCTCCCAAACGACGTCGCTTTACTCAGGCGTGTTCTCCTACTGCCTCcctagcttcaggtccttctaCTTCTCCGGGTCGCTGAAACTGGGCCCGATGGGCCAGCCGAGATCCATCAGATACACCCCGCTCCTCCGTAGCTCTCACCGTCCGTCGCTTTACTTCGTCAATCTCACCGGAGTGAGCGTCGGTCGGACACAAATTCCCGTTGACCCTACCTACTTGACGTTTGACTCTAATTCCGGCGCCGGTACGATCATCGATTCCGGTACAGTAATCACCCGGTTCGTTCAACCGGTTTACGAGGCCATCAGAGACGAGTTCAGGAACCAGGTGAAAGGCCCGTTCTCGTCGCTGGGAGCGTTCGACACGTGTTTCGCGGCGGACAGCGATAACTTGGCGCCGAAGGTAACGCTTCACATGACGTCGCTCGATCTCAAGCTGCCCGTGGAGAACACGCTCATCCACAGCAGCGCGGGAACGCTGGCGTGTCTGTCGATGGCGGGGATACCGCTGAACGCGAACGCTGCTCTGAACGTGATCGCGAATCTCCAGCAGCAGAATCTGAGGATCTTGTTTGATGTTCCTAATTCCCGCCTAGGCATTGCTACTGAGGCATGCAACTAA
- the LOC108822302 gene encoding probable ubiquitin-like-specific protease 2B, with protein sequence MKKNTDVFDFNEEDELAESASGKLLEKFTNPSSSGSPIPQCQRIQSFCEDEPAPKEEVEGASCAEAAATALVGRHCEDAPALATEAEDSTRDRLIETDVDHGLMLGLNSEDRATEADVDHNNHGLTFGLNSEDHIKETDADDDNQGLMFGLDTKDHIKEEDGDHGLESFSYQPSAKGYYAESSSYSQHQLNSPLSDSSSSEERTDMKSSTDESLSERSALSEASDSEGDEDWMAEHCLDDMEKTERKTAVMMIPEYVVLKDMPCAASLLIFSCNGIKIKCYLDNNEEEPFCCEFGVEDIVSIQYNWYQNVGLIILRIRVLLKDEKCHEDMQHTTDIEELKVAVKDHNWPEKQQQINSLHVKYQAVWSADLDEDVEVSGGNLHQRKRYFPRFDEPFEDVVYPKGDPDAVSICKRDVELLQPETFVNDTIIDFYINYLKNQIQAEERQRFHFFNSFFFRKLADLDKDPSSIADGKAAFLRVRKWTRKVDLFGKDFIFVPVNFNLHWSLIIICHPGEVANCTDLDLDDSTKVPCILHMDSIKGSHAGLKNLVQSYLCEEWKERHKDTSDDISSRFMNLRFVSLELPQQENSYDCGLFLLHYLELFLAEAPQNFSPFKIYNASNFLYLNWFPPAEASLKRTLIEKLIFELLENRSREVMDEQNQSCESPVAVNNNTGIEVLSGRCTSLIDCNGNMTQTQDEQGIEMTLLERSSMRNVQAVNDSGMVLRDLFDAGVNNPGSLLGQLQQTFEEPASFYHLNNNSLATEQVEMESGEQFMCLNSGEDNFQRITGTESPRASVSFSSLNLTMMPAQKEGEADSLSEASNDSEDIGIIEDSPMENIREAETDESPSRETVSLFSAALGPSTDQNTESEEPASTHDELVVASSRDGRDEEKQLENGLGVGDKTSEDLRIGDKTSEDLGTENRMSEDLAIEGKTNEDLATEDKTSEDPGIKDKTSEDLGIEDKTSEDLGIEEDKTSDDLGIEEKTSEDVGDDCDGKEKERMEDEEEKRAAKRPRLSSTGEAEEMEINLL encoded by the exons ATGAAGAAAAACACCGACGTCTTCGATTTCAACGAAGAGGATGAGCTCGCTGAGTCCGCTTCTGGAAAGCTATTGGAAAAATTCACAAACCCTAGCTCGTCCGGTTCTCCAATTCCGCAATGCCAACGCATCCAAAGCT TTTGCGAGGACGAACCTGCTCCGAAGGAAGAAGTAGAAGGCGCGAGTTGTGCAGAAGCTGCTGCTACTGCTCTAGTCGGTCGTCATTGTGAAGATGCTCCTGCTTTAGCAACGGAAGCTGAGGATTCAACCAGAGACCGTTTGATCGAAACAGATGTAGATCATGGATTGATGCTTGGTTTGAATTCCGAAGACCGTGCAACAGAAGCAGATGTTGATCACAATAATCATGGATTGACGTTTGGTTTGAATTCTGAAGACCACATAAAAGAAACAGATGCAGATGACGACAATCAGGGATTGATGTTTGGTTTGGATACTAAAGACCacataaaagaagaagatggagatcaTGGACTGGAAAGTTTCTCTTACCAGCCAAGCGCTAAAGGTTACTACGCCGAATCTTCATCGTATAGTCAACACCAGCTTAACTCACCACTTTCGGATTCTTCATCCAGT GAGGAGCGAACTGATATGAAGTCATCTACTGATGAAAGCTTGAGTGAACGATCTGCGTTGAGTGAAGCTTCTGATTCAGAAGGCGATGAAG ATTGGATGGCTGAACACTGCTTAGATGACATGGAAAAG ACCGAAAGAAAAACGGCTGTTATGATGATTCCAGAGTATGTTGTGCTTAAGGATATGCCTTGTGCTGCCTCTCTGCTAATCTTTTCATGCAATGGAATCAAAATAAAGTGCTACCTTGATAATAATGAAGAAGAGCCATTCTGTTGTGAATTTGGAGTTGAAGACATAGTTAGTATTCAGTACAATTGGTACCAAAAT GTTGGTCTGATTATTCTCAGAATTCGAGTTCTATTAAAGGACGAAAAATGCCATGAAGATATGCAACACACAACAG ACATTGAGGAGTTAAAGGTCGCAGTTAAAGATCACAATTGGCCTGAGAAGCAACAACAAATTAACTCGCTGCATGTGAAATACCAGGCTGTATGGAGTGCTGATCTCGA TGAGGACGTGGAAGTATCAGGGGGCAACTTGCATCAACGGAAGCGTTATTTTCCACG CTTTGATGAACCCTTTGAGGATGTTGTCTATCCCAAGGGAGATCCAGATGCTGTTTCCATTTGCAAAAGAGATGTTGAGCTCTTGCAGCCAGAGACATTTGTGAATGACACAATCATTGACTTCTATATTAA TTATTTGAAGAATCAGATTCAAGCGGAGGAGAGACAGAGATTCCATTTCTTTAACAGCTTTTTCTTCCGGAAACTTGCTGATCTCGACAAAGATCCATCGAGTATAGCCGATGGAAAGGCTGCCTTTTTACGTGTCCGGAAGTGGACAAGGAAGGTGGACTTGTTTGGGAAGGACTTCATTTTTGTTCCGGTGAATTTTAA TCTTCACTGGAGTTTGATAATCATATGTCATCCTGGTGAAGTGGCTAATTGTACAG ATCTAGACTTAGATGACTCCACAAAAGTACCATGCATATTACATATGGATTCTATAAAAGGGAGCCACGCAGGGCTTAAAAATCTTGTCCAAAG TTACTTGTGCGAGGAGTGGAAGGAAAGGCATAAGGACACATCGGATGATATTTCTTCCAGATTCATGAATTTGCGATTTGTCTCACTTGAG TTGCCACAGCAGGAGAACTCGTACGACTGTGGCCTCTTTCTGCTGCACTATTTGGAGCTATTTCTTGCTGAAGCTCCCCAAAATTTTAGTCCTTTCAAGATATACAATGCTTCCAACTTT CTTTATCTAAACTGGTTCCCTCCTGCTGAGGCCTCATTGAAGCGTACTCTGATTGAGAAGTTAATTTTTGAACTCCTTGAAAACCGCTCACGGGAAGTGATGGATGAACAGAACCAGTCCTGCGAAAGTCCAGTGGCCGTCAATAACAATACTGGCATCGAGGTTCTCTCTGGGAGATGCACCTCCTTGATAGACTGTAACGGGAATATGACACAGACGCAAGACGAACAAGGAATTGAAATGACTCTGCTTGAAAGATCTTCCATGAGGAACGTGCAAGCTGTTAATGATTCCGGTATGGTTCTGAGGGATTTATTCGATGCAGGAGTCAACAACCCAGGATCGTTACTTGGACAACTACAACAAACATTCGAGGAACCAGCTTCATTTTATCATCTTAATAACAACTCATTGGCAACGGAG CAAGTAGAGATGGAAAGTGGTGAACAGTTTATGTGTCTGAACTCTGGAGAGGACAACTTTCAACGAATCACTGGAACTGAATCTCCGAGAGCATCTGTCTCGTTCTCTTCATTGAACCTAACTATGATGCCGGCTCAGAAGGAAGGTGAGGCTGATTCGTTATCTGAAGCCTCTAATGATTCAGAAGATATTGGTATCATAGAAGACAGCCCTATGGAAAATATTCGTGAAGCAGAAACCGATGAGAGTCCATCAAGAGAGACGGTCTCTTTATTTTCTGCAGCCCTGGGTCCTAGCACTGACCAGAACACTGAGAGTGAAGAACCCGCATCTACTCACGACGAGCTTGTGGTTGCATCGAGTCGAGATGGCCGAGACGAGGAGAAGCAATTGGAGAATGGTCTTGGGGTTGGGGACAAGACGAGTGAAGATCTTAGAATTGGAGACAAGACAAGTGAAGATCTTGGAACTGAGAACAGGATGAGTGAAGATCTTGCAATTGAGGGCAAGACTAATGAAGATCTTGCAACTGAGGACAAGACCAGTGAAGATCCTGGGATTAAGGACAAGACCAGTGAAGATCTTGGGATTGAGGACAAGACGAGTGAAGATCTTGGGATTGAGGAGGACAAGACGAGTGATGATCTTGGAATTGAGGAGAAGACGAGTGAAGACGTTGGGGATGATTGTGATGGGAAGGAGAAGGAGCGTATGGAGGACGAAGAAGAGAAGCGAGCTGCAAAACGGCCGAGGCTATCTTCCACAGGCGAAGCTGAGGAGATGGAGATAAATTTATTGTGA
- the LOC108822307 gene encoding universal stress protein PHOS34: MDVSGSLTCVVVAVDGSEVSMEALKWALDNLKLSSSSPDSSSSFVVLHVQPSPSIAAGVNPGAIPFGGPSDVEVPAFAAAIEQHQKRITDAILEHARQIYADRSVNVKTQVVVGDPKDKICETVENLNADLLVLGSRAYGPIKRMFLGSVSNYCTNHAQCPVVIIKPKEDSPE; the protein is encoded by the exons ATGGATGTCTCGGGAAGCTTGACCTGCGTCGTCGTGGCGGTAGATGGAAGCGAGGTGAGCATGGAAGCTCTGAAGTGGGCGCTAGACAACCTCAAGCTCTCATCGTCTTCTCccgattcatcatcatcattcgtCGTTCTACACGTCCAGCCTTCGCCTTCAATCGCCGCCGGAGTCAACCCCGGCGCAATCCCCTTCGGTGGTCCCA GTGATGTGGAGGTTCCTGCTTTCGCAGCTGCGATCGAGCAACACCAGAAGAGGATCACGGATGCTATACTCGAGCACGCTCGTCAAATCTATGCTGATAGATCG GTGAATGTGAAAACGCAAGTGGTTGTTGGAGATCCCAAGGATAAGATCTGCGAGACTGTTGAGAATTTGAACGCTGATCTGCTTGTCTTGGGTTCTCGGGCCTATGGCCCTATTAAGAG GATGTTTTTGGGAAGTGTAAGCAACTACTGCACCAACCACGCTCAGTGTCCTGTTGTGATAATTAAACCCAAGGAGGATTCTCCTGAATGA
- the LOC108822305 gene encoding KH domain-containing protein At1g09660/At1g09670, which translates to MMESGTGFAAMEERIPPGSFFQFPLSGFRASPNRSPCPPTNRERYLAELLQERQKLAPFLQVMPHCCRLLNQEIRRVTSLPDLDRYENGSPFRSVGQPINGKLDLDGWPMMQGEDNFHLQRGSPFRAPPPVGWVGMPGLHAPPVVKRIIRLDVPVDKFPTYNFVGRILGPRGNSLKRVEMATHCRVFIRGRGSVKDTVKEEKLKGKPGYEHLSEPLHILIEAELPEDIIHSRLEHAVHFLESLLLPIDESMDHYKREQLKELAALNGTLREESPSLSLSPCLSPSISPFNSKRAKTVQ; encoded by the exons ATGATGGAATCCGGCACCGGTTTCGCGGCGATGGAGGAGAGGATCCCGCCGGGAAGTTTCTTCCAGTTTCCTCTCTCAGGATTCCGCGCTTCTCCTAATCGATCTCCTTGTCCTCCCACTAACCGTGAGAG GTACTTGGCTGAGTTATTGCAAGAGAGACAAAAGTTGGCTCCTTTCTTGCAAGTTATGCCACATTGCTGCAGACTTCTTAATCAAG AGATAAGGAGGGTTACCAGTCTTCCTGATCTTGATAGATATGAGAATGGCAGTCCATTTAGGTCGGTTGGCCAGCCGATAAATGGGAAGCTTGACTTAGACGGATGGCCAATGATGCAAGGAGAG GATAATTTTCATCTCCAGAGAGGTTCTCCGTTTCGTGCTCCTCCTCCAGTGGGCTGGGTTGGGATGCCAGGACTCCATGCCCCACCCGTTGTGAAAAGAATTATTAGGCTTGATGTGCCAGTGGATAAATTTCCAACC TATAACTTTGTTGGGAGGATTCTCGGACCACGTGGGAACTCTCTGAAGAGAGTTGAGATGGCAACACACTGTAGGGTGTTTATTAGAGGGAGAGGATCCGTGAAGGATACTGTCAAG GAGGAGAAGCTCAAAGGTAAGCCAGGGTACGAGCATCTCAGCGAGCCACTGCATATACTGATCGAAGCCGAGCTTCCAGAGGACATAATACACTCTCGACTGGAGCATGCAGTGCATTTTCTGGAGTCGCTCCTACTGCCAATT GATGAATCAATGGACCATTACAAGAGGGAACAGCTGAAGGAGCTAGCAGCTCTTAATGGTACTCTGAGGGAAGAGAGTCCGAGTCTGAGCTTGAGCCCTTGTTTGAGTCCGAGCATTTCTCCTTTCAACAGCAAGCGTGCCAAGACCGTACAATAA
- the LOC108821029 gene encoding U2 small nuclear ribonucleoprotein A'-like, which yields MVKLTADLIWNSPHFFNAIKERELELRGNKIPVIENLGATEDQFDTIDLSDNEIVKLENFPLLNRLGTLIVNNNRITRINPNIGEFLPKLHTLVLTNNRLVNLVEIDPLASIPKLQYLSLLDNNITKKPNYRLYVIHKLKSLRVLDFIKVKDKERAEAAALFSSKEAEEEVKKVSQQEVQKVSDTTEDAEAPKVVAPTQEQILAIKAAIINSQTIEEIARLEQALKFGQVPAGLIVPDPASGVNDGSGPMEE from the exons ATGGTGAAGCTCACAGCTGATTTGATCTGGAACAGTCCTCACTTCTTCAATGCCATCAAGGAGCGAGAGTTGGAGCTAAGAG GCAACAAGATTCCTGTAATCGAGAACTTGGGTGCTACCGAG GACCAGTTCGATACAATAGATCTGTCTGATAATGAGATAGTTAAGCTGGAAAACTTCCCACTTCTCAACCGGTTAGGGACTCTGATTGTAAATAACAATCGGATCACTCGGATAAACCCTAACATTGGAG AGTTCCTACCGAAGCTGCACACTTTGGTTCTTACGAACAACAGGCTTGTGAATTTGGTTGAGATCGATCCCCTTGCCTCCATTCCGAAGCTTCAGTACCTTAGTTTATTGGATAATAATATCACCAAAAAGCCGAATTATCGCCTTTATGTGATTCACAAGCTTAAATCGCTTCGGGTACTGGATTTCATTAAAGTCAAAGACAAG GAGAGAGCTGAAGCTGCGGCTTTGTTTTCATCTAAGGAAGCAGAAGAAGAGGTTAAGAAGGTATCTCAGCAGGAGGTTCAAAAAGTGTCGGATACTACAGAAGATGCAGAGGCTCCTAAAGTTGTGGCCCCAACACAGGAGCAAATTTTAGCAATCAAG GCTGCAATTATCAATTCCCAGACGATAGAAGAAATTGCCAGACTCGAACAGGCTTTGAAGTTTGGTCAGGTTCCTGCAGGCCTGATAGTTCCTGATCCTGCATCTGGTGTTAATGACGGTTCTGGTCCTATGGAG GAATAG
- the LOC108822306 gene encoding double-stranded RNA-binding protein 1-like isoform X1, whose translation MTANEVPSGFSSSGVSNCYVFKSRLQEYAQKYKLPTPIYETVKEGPSHKSIFQSTVIVDGVRYDSLPGFFNRKAAEQSAAEVALQELAKSSELSQCVSLPVHEMGLCKNLLQEYAQKMNYAIPLYQCQKRDTPPGRAPQFTCTVEIGGIKYTGAATKTKREAEISAGRTALIAIQSESKIDLANHSTHLTVLPCEKKTVEVASPPVKETIKTPKARRAQFKRKAKKGKRKVAAKELEDSTIVIPPPQPTEHCQNDQAEIVVEKTLNLEQPSLFMNGFKEEAEAFASVVETEASQA comes from the exons ATGACCGCGAATGAAGTTCCCTCTG GTTTTTCTTCCTCAGGTGTTTCAAATTGCTATGTGTTCAAAAGCCGGTTGCAGGAATATGCTCAGAAATACAAGCTTCCAACGCCTATATACGAGACTGTCAAGGAAGGCCCTTCCCACAAATCTATATTTCAGTCGACAGTGATAGTCGATGGTGTCAGATATGATTCCTTGCCTGGATTCTTCAACCGTAAGGCTGCCGAGCAATCAGCTGCCGAGGTCGCTCTCCAAGAGTTAGCCAAATCCAGTGAGCTAAGCCAATGTGTCTCACTACCTGTT CACGAGATGGGTCTATGCAAGAACCTTCTTCAAGAGTACGCTCAAAAGATGAACTACGCTATTCCACTGTACCAGTGCCAAAAGAGGGATACTCCTCCCGGAAGAGCTCCACAGTTCACATGTACCGTAGAGATCGGAGGCATAAAGTACACCGGAGCTGCGACAAAAACTAAAAGAGAAGCCGAGATAAGCGCTGGAAGAACAGCTCTTATAGCAATCCAGTCAGAATCCAAAATCGACCTCGCCAACCACAGCACTCACCTCACCGTACTTCCTTGTGAAAAGAAGACGGTGGAGGTAGCAAGCCCACCAGTGAAAGAAACCATCAAGACTCCAAAAGCCAGGAGGGCTCAGTTCAAAAGGAAGGCTAAGAAAGGAAAGCGCAAAGTAGCAGCTAAGGAACTCGAAGATAGCACCATCGTCATCCCTCCTCCTCAACCTACAGAGCATTGTCAAAACGATCAGGCAGAGATTGTTGTTGAGAAAACGCTAAACCTGGAACAACCTTCTTTGTTCATGAATGGATTTAAGGAGGAGGCAGAAGCGTTTGCGAGTGTGGTGGAGACAGAAGCAAGCCAAGCATAA
- the LOC108822309 gene encoding uncharacterized protein LOC108822309, with protein sequence MRETSASCLSWRRPLVFFASIALHFVVGLSGDSKNANTGAKAESHTSSSRTWTKVILILVGFAAVAMFTFFLYKLWQKKKRDEQYARLLKLFEEDDELEVELGLRD encoded by the exons ATGAGAGAGACCTCGGCGAGTTGTCTTTCATGGCGTCGGCCGCTTGTATTCTTCGCTTCGATTGCTCTGCACTTCGTCGTAG GTCTATCCGGTGATTCCAAGAATGCAAATACAGGAG ctaaggcAGAGTCTCACACTTCTTCCAGCAGAACATGGACAAAAGTAATCCTTATACTGGTCGGATTTGCGGCTGTAGCTATGTTCACCTTCTTCCTATACAAGCTATggcagaagaagaaaagagacgAGCAGTATGCTCGTCTCTTGAAGCTGttcgaggaagatgatgaactGGAGGTTGAATTAGGCCTTCGagattaa
- the LOC108822308 gene encoding 60S ribosomal protein L21-1, with protein sequence MPAGHGVRARTRDLFARGFRKKGTIPLSTYLRTFKVGDYVDVKVNGAIHKGMPHKFYHGRTGRVWNVTKRAVGVEVNKQIGNRIIRKRLHVRVEHVQQSRCAEEFKLRKKKNDELKAAAKAKGETISTKRQPKGPKPGFMVEGMTLETVTPIPYDVVNDLKGGY encoded by the exons ATGCCGGCAGGTCATGGAGTTCGTGCTAGGACAAGAGATCTGTTCgcgagagggttcaggaagaaGGGTACAATTCCATTGTCTACCTACCTCAGGACCTTCAAAGTCGGCGACTACGTCGATGTTAAAGTGAACGGTGCGATCCACAAGGGTATGCCTCACAAGTTCTACCATGGTCGTACCGGTCGTGTCTGGAACGTTACCAAACGTGCCGTCGGTGTCGAAGTCAATAAACAG ATTGGCAACAGGATCATAAGGAAGAGGCTTCATGTGCGTGTGGAGCACGTGCAGCAGTCAAGGTGCGCAGAAGAGTTCAagctgaggaagaagaagaatgatgaGCTCAAGGCTGCAGCCAAAGCCAAGGGTGAGACAATAAGCACCAAGAGGCAGCCTAAAGGACCCAAACCAGGATTCATGGTTGAGGGTATGACCTTGGAGACTGTCACTCCTATCCCTTACGATGTCGTCAACGATCTCAAAGGAGGCTATTAG
- the LOC108822306 gene encoding double-stranded RNA-binding protein 1-like isoform X2: MTANEVPSGVSNCYVFKSRLQEYAQKYKLPTPIYETVKEGPSHKSIFQSTVIVDGVRYDSLPGFFNRKAAEQSAAEVALQELAKSSELSQCVSLPVHEMGLCKNLLQEYAQKMNYAIPLYQCQKRDTPPGRAPQFTCTVEIGGIKYTGAATKTKREAEISAGRTALIAIQSESKIDLANHSTHLTVLPCEKKTVEVASPPVKETIKTPKARRAQFKRKAKKGKRKVAAKELEDSTIVIPPPQPTEHCQNDQAEIVVEKTLNLEQPSLFMNGFKEEAEAFASVVETEASQA, translated from the exons ATGACCGCGAATGAAGTTCCCTCTG GTGTTTCAAATTGCTATGTGTTCAAAAGCCGGTTGCAGGAATATGCTCAGAAATACAAGCTTCCAACGCCTATATACGAGACTGTCAAGGAAGGCCCTTCCCACAAATCTATATTTCAGTCGACAGTGATAGTCGATGGTGTCAGATATGATTCCTTGCCTGGATTCTTCAACCGTAAGGCTGCCGAGCAATCAGCTGCCGAGGTCGCTCTCCAAGAGTTAGCCAAATCCAGTGAGCTAAGCCAATGTGTCTCACTACCTGTT CACGAGATGGGTCTATGCAAGAACCTTCTTCAAGAGTACGCTCAAAAGATGAACTACGCTATTCCACTGTACCAGTGCCAAAAGAGGGATACTCCTCCCGGAAGAGCTCCACAGTTCACATGTACCGTAGAGATCGGAGGCATAAAGTACACCGGAGCTGCGACAAAAACTAAAAGAGAAGCCGAGATAAGCGCTGGAAGAACAGCTCTTATAGCAATCCAGTCAGAATCCAAAATCGACCTCGCCAACCACAGCACTCACCTCACCGTACTTCCTTGTGAAAAGAAGACGGTGGAGGTAGCAAGCCCACCAGTGAAAGAAACCATCAAGACTCCAAAAGCCAGGAGGGCTCAGTTCAAAAGGAAGGCTAAGAAAGGAAAGCGCAAAGTAGCAGCTAAGGAACTCGAAGATAGCACCATCGTCATCCCTCCTCCTCAACCTACAGAGCATTGTCAAAACGATCAGGCAGAGATTGTTGTTGAGAAAACGCTAAACCTGGAACAACCTTCTTTGTTCATGAATGGATTTAAGGAGGAGGCAGAAGCGTTTGCGAGTGTGGTGGAGACAGAAGCAAGCCAAGCATAA